The genomic stretch ATATTATGTGTGACTAGCATAAGGAGTCTGATTTACATAGATCAGAAATCCAATGAGTGAAAAAGGGTCAATCCATCCTACAACGTTACTTTAGGCTaggtttggttgtaaggggaataaaagggaaggaaagtgaaatttttatacttaaaaaagaaatatatgtaatcattacccatgtgattttaacattaacttcaaatcattcaatattttgttataaaatttcactttactttgcatccaaaaccctttgctataatttgtaaaataaaaattacatgtaaaatacatcattactaaatatggttaaaaaaattaagtagtttatagaATCATATGGGTAATGactataaatatttctttttaaagtatgaaaatttcacttcccttccctttaaatttccattgcaaccaaacggagccttagagACTAATATTTGGCATGGCCCATTTAGAATGACTTTTTAAGACCCGACTATGGCCCAATTTATTGGTACACCCAACAGCATTactttaggctctctttggtatgatttttatttgtatttattaactattttttataaattatttgtgacaataaataatGGACCACAAATAATATTCgcttggttactatttatagaatagattatataatgagaatatagatttcagttttcaccttcaactttgagcttcgagcgagagagatgataggatctggggttttttattggaaaaatataAACTATACTGAAGTTacatatttaccattgattttgcacgtgctcatttaaggtagtaaaaatcaacataaatgatttgtcgctacaaatcacaaatagcttgagagtaatttatgatttgtgatttattctaatttatcataaatagaaataagtactataaattataccaaacacttgtaaaaataaaaataagtcaaataaatacaaatagaaatcaaatgaAAGAGAGCCTTAAAGACCCAATTTTTTGGCATGACCCATTTACAATCCAGCCCAATAGCCTACTTAAGGCCCATTTAACCTGATTAAAGTCCAATAACTGACCAACTGATGGGATAGAGGACCATGCTGTGCCCCCCCCCCCATGCCCTGAAAATACCTCTGcacaccctcccattggcctacATGTTGGTGCAGTGACCACGCAAGCTGACAGGGTTCTATTGGCCTTATGAAATACTACAAAAACAACATTTCATCCTTTCAGCAGCCTGAACATTTCACAATGATAATTGACCATTGGAACCAAATCCTTGAAAAAACACTCTTACTGTACTGTATTCTCTTGATCACCAAACTGTCTCATATTGAGTGTAATCCCAACAGGAATCTCACAGCTAGCATTCCCCATTTCTATTTGGAAAGAAGCCTTCAAGACACGTTGGAAAACACCAGCTCCAAGGATTTCAGAAACAGCAAATCATAgacattattttcttttggttctAAAATCACTGTGACTTCAGGGCTATACAAAACTCAAATCATACAGAATAAACTCAGAAGGCAACATGCCTATTAGTTACAAGCTAGGCACGCTATGGACACACATCTCTCTCCCATTATCAATAGTTAACCATTCATGACAACCCCCCTCAACAACGGATTCAAGAAATCAACATATGGTTTATCAAAGCTTACCcgagaaacaataaaaaatgaagaagaaaaaatggatttttttgctCTTTCTTTTCCCAGGAAACTTCCAAGTGTGGTTTTAAGTGCCCAAAGTCACCCTAACCTTTCGCCTATTGGGAGGCCCTGAATGATGGCGAAGAAAATTGCGTGGCTCTGGTCCAAGTAACCCTCTATCCTTTTCTGGAAGAACCTCTCTTTTAACTGCCTGTCGGTTCATTTGTGGCTGCACCTTCAAAGGATTCAACCTTTTTGAGTCATCCAGGTTATAAGGCAGAGGCTGAAGCCCCTGCAAATCTGGTTCCTGAACAAACCCAAATGGACGCTTTGATTCATCCATTTTCCTGAATGTTATAGATATCCTGAATGAAATTTATGAAGGAAAAAACTTAGATAAAATAAGGCAAGAATTTATTCAAGTAAACTCGAGTAATAATAACTATTGATAGGCTCATATTGATCCACCTTTTAGTAGGAACAGCTGGAACACAATGCTTGGCAACATCTGCTCCATTCCCATTCAAGACAAGTACAGacctgaaaaaataaaaaaggcatCCAAGTTAATCAGTTATTTGGCGACAGCCAGACAAATTTGATGGCTAAAACTTCAATAACAGAAGCTATTTTGTTAGAAAATGACACATAAATAATAAGCATAATGCCATTTTCTGTTAAACTTGGTACAGTAACAGCTGTTGGCTCCTAAATTTTATCTTTCCATAAAACTGAAGGAGGTGGACTCTATCGCACCATACCTGGAACCCATTCCACCATACCCATAATAATTTCCATGTGACAGCTTGGATGGGtccccaaattttgtggacaagttGTCAACGTCATTATTTATCAACAGTCAAAACTTTAGACTAATTAATATCCAGGATGTTAAAGAGGTTTAAAATCAAAGGTTTAGAAAGTGAGATCAACATGAATTCGAGGGGAAAAGCCCATACACAGTGAGCCTTGGTTGGGATAGGATATAAATCATTGGTGATCAaatctatccaatggtcagcCTGCCAAATCATTAGTTCACATGGCCAAAAAGTAGCAAGTGAAATGAAAAGAATTCCTAATACAGGCATGGCGGAACCTTTTCCCTGAAACTGAaagtgtttatatatatatatatatatatatataatataaaattgattttctAGACCATATTTCAACTATTATGCATTAAAATTAACAGAGCCCAACTGTCTTAAGGAGTGGGGATAAATAGAAAGTTCAACATAGACTAATAGCAACTCAAACTTACCCGACTGGCAGCGGAATTGCAGTTGATCCGCTAAATTCACCAGCACCCACAGTCTTTAGGTTAGATCCGAACATTATATTACACTCACTAAGAAATGATATGGTGCAAAAGGGTCGAACAAAATCATGGCTATCAATGTGAGGTGGAATGCAATCCCCTTCTTCATAAATGTTGACAATACAACTATCAGGAACACAAGAAGGAGGAAGAACATGCCATCCGACCAGTCTTTTTATAATGACCTTAAACAAGAGAGGAATGGGATCAACTCCCTCATCACGGAGAATACCAGGNNNNNNNNNNNNNNNNNNNNNNNNNNNNNNNNNNNNNNNNNNNNNNNNNNNNNNNNNNNNNNNNNNNNNNNNNNNNNNNNNNNNNNNNNNNNNNNNNNNNNNNNNNNNNNNNNNNNNNNNNNNNNNNNNNNNNNNNNNNNNNNNNNNNNNNNNNNNNNNNNNNNNNNNNNNNNNNNNNNNNNNNNNNNNNNNNNNNNNNNNNNNNNNNNNNNNNNNNNNNNNNNNNNNNNNNNNNNNNNNNNNNNNNNNNNNNNNNNNNNNNNNNNNNNNNNNNNNNNNNNNNNNNNNNNNNNNNNNNNNNNNNNNNNNNNNNNNNNNNNNNNNNNNNNNNNNNNNNNNNNNNNNNNNNNNNNNNNNNNNNNNNNNNNNNNNNNNNNNNNNNNNNNNNNNNNNNNNNNNNNNNNNNNNNNNNNNNNNNNNNNNNNNNNNNNNNNNNNNNNNNNNNNNNNNNNNNNNNNNNNNNNNNNNNNNNNNNNNNNNNNNNNNNNNNNNNNNNNNNNNNNNNNNNNNNNNNNNNNNNNNNNNNNNNNNNNNNNNNNNNNNNNNNNNNNNNNNNNNNNNNNNNNNNNNNNNNNNNNNNNNNNNNNNNNNNNNNNNNNNNNNNNNNNNNNNNNNNNNNNNNNNNNNNNNNNNNNNNNNNNNNNNNNNNNNNNNNNNNNNNNNNNNNNNNNNNNNNNNNNNNNNNNNNNNNNNNNNNNNNNNNNNNNNNNNNNNNNNNNNNNNNNNNNNNNNNNNNNNNNNNNNNNNNNNNNNNNNNNNNNNNNNNNNNNNNNNNNNNNNNNNNNNNNNNNNNNNNNNNNNNNNNNNNNNNNNNNNNNNNNNNNNNNNNNNNNNNNNNNNNNNNNNNNNNNNNNNNNNNNNNNNNNNNNNNNNNNNNNNNNNNNNNNNNNNNNNNNNNNNNNNNNNNNNNNNNNNNNNNNNNNNNNNNNNNNNNNNNNNNNNNNNNNNNNNNNNNNNNNNNNNNNNNNNNNNNNNNNNNNNNNNNNNNNNNNNNNNNNNNNNNNNNNNNNNNNNNNNNNNNNNNNNNNNNNNNNNNNNNNNNNNNNNNNNNNNNNNNNNNNNNNNNNNNNNNNNNNNNNNNNNNNNNNNNNNNNNNNNNNNNNNNNNNNNNNNNNNNNNNNNNNNNNNNNNNNNNNNNNNNNNNNNNNNNNNNNNNNNNNNNNNNNNNNNNNNNNNNNNNNNNNNNNNNNNNNNNNNNNNNNNNNNNNNNNNNNNNNNNNNNNNNNNNNNNNNNNNNNNNNNNNNNNNNNNNNNNNNNNNNNNNNNNNNNNNNNNNNNNNNNNNNNNNNNNNNNNNNNNNNNNNNNNNNNNNNNNNNNNNNNNNNNNNNNNNNNNNNNNNNNNNNNNNNNNNNNNNNNNNNNNNNNNNNNNNNNNNNNNNNNNNNNNNNNNNNNNNNNNNNNNNNNNNNNNNNNNNNNNNNNNNNNNNNNNNNNNNNNNNNNNNNNNNNNNNNNNNNNNNNNNNNNNNNNNNNNNNNNNNNNNNNNNNNNNNNNNNNNNNNNNNNNNNNNNNNNNNNNNNNNNNNNNNNNNNNNNNNNNNNNNNNNNNNNNNNNNNNNNNNNNNNNNNNNNNNNNNNNNNNNNNNNNNNNNNNNNNNNNNNNNNNNNNNNNNNNNNNNNNNNNNNNNNNNNNNNNNNNNNNNNNNNNNNNNNNNNNNNNNNNNNNNNNNNNNNNNNNNNNNNNNNNNNNNNNNNNNNNNNNNNNNNNNNNNNNNNNNNNNNNNNNNNNNNNNNNNNNNNNNNNNNNNNNNNNNNNNNNNNNNNNNNNNNNNNNNNNNNNNNNNNNNNNNNNNNNNNNNNNNNNNNNNNNNNNNNNNNNNNNNNNNNNNNNNNNNNNNNNNNNNNNNNNNNNNNNNNNNNNNNNNNNNNNNNNNNNNNNNNNNNNNNNNNNNNNNNNNNNNNNNNNNNNNNNNNNNNNNNNNNNNNNNNNNNNNNNNNNNNNNNNNNNNNNNNNNNNNNNNNNNNNNNNNNNNNNNNNNNNNNNNNNNNNNNNNNNNNNNNNNNNNNNNNNNNNNNNNNNNNNNNNNNNNNNNNNNNNNNNNNNNNNNNNNNNNNNNNNNNNNNNNNNNNNNNNNNNNNNNNNNNNNNNNNNNNNNNNNNNNNNNNNNNNNNNNNNNNNNNNNNNNNNNNNNNNNNNNNNNNNNNNNNNNNNNNNNNNNNNNNNNNNNNNNNNNNNNNNNNNNNNNNNNNNNNNNNNNNNNNNNNNNNNNNNNNNNNNNNNNNNNNNNNNNNNNNNNNNNNNNNNNNNNNNNNNNNNNNNNNNNNNNNNNNNNNNNNNNNNNNNNNNNNNNNNNNNNNNNNNNNNNNNNNNNNNNNNNNNNNNNNNNNNNNNNNNNNNNNNNNNNNNNNNNNNNNNNNNNNNNNNNNNNNNNNNNNNNNNNNNNNNNNNNNNNNNNNNNNNNNNNNNNNNNNNNNNNNNNNNNNNNNNNNNNNNNNNNNNNNNNNNNNNNNNNNNNNNNNNNNNNNNNNNNNNNNNNNNNNNNNNNNNNNNNNNNNNNNNNNNNNNNNNNNNNNNNNNNNNNNNNNNNNNNNNNNNNNNNNNNNNNNNNNNNNNNNNNNNNNNNNNNNNNNNNNNNNNNNNNNNNNNNNNNNNNNNNNNNNNNNNNNNNNNNNNNNNNNNNNNNNNNNNNNNNNNNNNNNNNNNNNNNNNNNNNNNNNNNNNNNNNNNNNNNNNNNNNNNNNNNNNNNNNNNNNNNNNNNNNNNNNNNNNNNNNNNNNNNNNNNNNNNNNNNNNNNNNNNNNNNNNNNNNNNNNNNNNNNNNNNNNNNNNNNNNNNNNNNNNNNNNNNNNNNNNNNAAGAAGAGAGTAttaccatttaaaaaaaaaaaaatgaagaaaaagaggagagaggaggcgGGATGGTTGGAGGTAAGGGTGAAATtaagggtgaaagtttggccctgacaatcCAAACTCAAATCGTAACAGTGACTGAATATAGGGGTGCGagcgtaatttggtattatgcaagGAGTGTTTCTCTAATTGTGGCATTTTCTAGGgtgtggcactgtaaattatccaaatttattttttcacataCATATGTCAGGTAAATAGCATACTTGAAGAGTCCTCTTGTTCCTCTTATGAGGGGCTAATTCGGATTCCGGACTCACCCCTACCCCACTTCCCCCACCCTAGTGACCCAATCAAACCCATCCTTATGAGCAACCCCAGGCCCGGTATCCTCACTTCCTAGAACCTTATCGGGATAGCAGTAGACTTGGTTTCCTCTTTTTTGGTCTTCCCATTTTATAATcctatcatttttattttttattttttacgtAAAAGATCCTCAAGGGAGGAATTCATTAACCACATTGGGCAAAAAGGAAGCTACAACGCTTAGAAGGTCATCCGGAAAGGAATGTCTCTACATACCCAAACGAGGGCAGAGCAAGGCCCACAAACGACCGCTTTATTATACATGAATCCATATGTTTGATGCAAAAAATGtctttttacatatttattgatttatacGGTAAAAAAtgcgttttttttttcaaaaaaccacgtattatattaaaaaaaaaaaatttccgaAACTCAAAATGCCATATAAATGAAACTGGGTAGCAAATGCAATCCTCAACACTGAGGTAAGATCCTAATGATCCAATCCAGTTTTTCATTATAGAATTATTcagattttta from Macadamia integrifolia cultivar HAES 741 chromosome 11, SCU_Mint_v3, whole genome shotgun sequence encodes the following:
- the LOC122093019 gene encoding RNA demethylase ALKBH9B-like; amino-acid sequence: PGILRDEGVDPIPLLFKVIIKRLVGWHVLPPSCVPDSCIVNIYEEGDCIPPHIDSHDFVRPFCTISFLSECNIMFGSNLKTVGAGEFSGSTAIPLPVGSVLVLNGNGADVAKHCVPAVPTKRISITFRKMDESKRPFGFVQEPDLQGLQPLPYNLDDSKRLNPLKVQPQMNRQAVKREVLPEKDRGLLGPEPRNFLRHHSGPPNRRKVRVTLGT